The following nucleotide sequence is from Podospora bellae-mahoneyi strain CBS 112042 chromosome 1 map unlocalized CBS112042p_1, whole genome shotgun sequence.
tctcttcttttttttttctctctacCGGTACCTGGAGGCTCGAAATAGTGTTGCTCAATTGCTTCCCAGCACTTTGTTTGCACTTTGCACTGCCCGCCGCGGATACGCTTCACAGTCAGTTCAAACAAGCCTTACCCACCGGCAGCCGGCACTTCATCCCCCTGTCGTCTTTTGCTCTCTCTTGTTGCTTGCACCACACACCAATCAACCAGAGCTTCACAATTCCCATCACCCGGATTGTAAGCACCACAATCCGCAACCAAGTTGGCAACACACAGACCTCAGCTTCAagtccaccaacaccccctgtGGACGAAAACATCTTCCatcccacaccaccaccaccaccaccaccaccaccaccaccaccacacccacacccacactTCGAAATCACATCACACTTTGATCCCGACATCACACCTTGTCAAACACGCTGGTAACCAATCCCAGCCCGAGACTCCTGACATATCTCCACACCAACCTGCATCCTCAACTCGTCACGGGGTTGCGTTTTGACACAGTACGTACAACGCAACCGTTCAACGCGATGGCCAACATGGCCCAGAACGGCCCGGCCGGGACAGCCTTCCATGGCTTCTCGGTCTACCAGCCGGCTCTAGGGGCGGCCCTCCAGTGGCTGCCCCAGGTCGGAACCCCTGAGCTCGATGCGATGATCCACGCTTTCCTTCCAGGCCCTGCGtccatcaaggacaagagaGCGCACATCTCGATGGACTTCTTCGAGTATGCTCGCCAGACCGGAGAGACCATCAAGTTCTACCCCGtccccgccacctcctccttctcccctgccgtcaccgcctcccccgtcGGCTCCGCCATCTACGACTCCGGCTACGCGTCCGGCTACGACACTTCCCCCGTCACCTCTGACCAGGGCTGGACTCAGTCGCCCGTCTCCTTTGCTCCCGTCGCCTCCTTTGAGGAGTTCACTCCTGCCTCGACCTCCAAGAAGGCCACTGCTTCCCGCCAGCACACCATTGACTTCTCCAGCCACCCGGGAATGCGGATCATGACCAAGGACGGCAGGGACGTCACCAACTCGGCTTCTCGCGGATGCAAGACCAAGGAGCAGCGCGACCATGCTCACCTGATGAGAATCATCAAGGCATGCGATTCCTgccgcaagaagaaggtccGCTGCGACCCTAGCCACAGGAAGCGCTCTGCTTCTCAAGCCTCCACTTCCCCATCCGAGCAGAAGAAGTCTGCAAAGAAGGCCAGGAAGTccgagcagcagccttctgTGCCAACTGACCAGCTCGTTGCCGGCGCTTTCGCGGCGGCGCCCGAgaccgccacctccctcccggTAGCGTTCGATGCTGACCTGGAGAACCTCTGGAACGACTTCATTGTGGAGCAGGACCCTGTCGTTCTCCCTACCGACTTCACCTTCAACGACCCTCTCTTCGACGCTTTCACCGACTCCCGGAGCTTCCACAACCCCAGCtctggctcctcctccgccacttCGCCTTCGCAAGTATTCACTCCTTTCACTCCGGCACCCGCCACTCTCCTTGTGGATGCACCGGAGAACCTTCTTCCTTACATGAACCCTGGCGTCGACCTTGGAACCAGCTATGTCGACTTCAACCTCTACTCACCCGCGTCCAGCTACTATGATGAGGATCCCATCTTCCAGCAGACTGATGTTGGCAGCCGACACGCTGCCGCCTCGTCCAGCGCCGAATGCGGTGGCCCGTCctatcaacagcagcagcaggttcGTCCGGGCTCAAGCCACAACCTGGTCCTAGCGGATCAGAACAGCTCTGATTATTACTACGAATCTGAGCGCCACTCTGAGCCGGTACAGCATGTTCCTGAAGCCCTACGCGCAGATcaccgctcctcctccgccgccggcacTGAGGTCTACCTGCAAGCAGTTCAACAGACCTTATACACCGGCCGGGATGACAGCACGGTTGCCCACAACATCCAGTCGTCGGTTAGTCCGGGCACATCCACCGGAGCCAGGAGGGCAagttcaccatcatcatcaccatcaccatcaccatcaccctcaccggcaCCCCTGCTACGCACGACTGCGATGAACACGGGCACTGTTCTCCAGTCAGGCGTACCTGGGCACTCTGTCGCCATAACACCGATTGCCACCACAACAAGCACGGCTGCCACCGATGGCCGATGCTGTGTGGAGGAAGTTGTGGGTGGCAGCTACGGCGGCGTATCTGCCGACCTTGGAATGCAACCAAAGTCTGGCAAACAAAGCTGTGTCAAGCAGTGCTTCGATGGGGTAAAGGCGGTATTGGCGACGATGATGGTCGCAAACTCCCCGACACGACGTCAACCTGCCGTGAAGGACGTTGCCCAGGAAGGCTTTCAGCCATCCACGGCGCGTCTTTCTCAGCTTGTCGTGCTCGGTCTTGTTTCGATACTCTGCGCGTCTTATGGGACGCATCCTGGGGGTCAAGTCGACAGCCTCGCCAACATACTGAGCATCATGACTCTATCTTTGGGCTACATAGCACTGTGGTGTTGTGGAGTCCCGGGGACGACCTCGGTCGCCTCGAAACGCTTGCAAATACCAATGGCCAAGATCCAGGCCCTCGGCTCTGCCTCTCAGGGGGTTCAGTCGAGGGCGTCTCAACGGGGGAGAACACTCCTCCGATCGATTGGCTACGCCAGATCATCCATCATGGTGTAGCACCATGGGTGGTCTGGTGGATGTTGCTGCAGGTGTGGGAAAAAAAGATATGAGGACGTAGTGATGTTTTTGCATGTTGACATTAGCGAGCGCATTTGTTTGGTTTGGCATATGATACCCAGGGTTTGGTTTTACAACGGATTTCGGAACATGTCGGTCGTCCATTTCCTCGACGTCGTTTGGGAATGGATGGCTAGGTGGACTGCGGAGATGCCTCGtactgatgatgatgggagcgATGCTCTGTCTTCTGCTATTGGCGTGATTGCTATTTCGCTGGATTCCGTTCGGGATAGTGTTAGCTAGTACAGGGAGTGTTGGCtctcttttttattttttttcaGACTTGACAATAGAGGCCCCCTCTGCAGGCCATCGAAAttaaaaacgaaaaaaaaaaaaaaaaaaaaaacaaaaacaaattCATAGGTTCCTTTgctgtgatgtgatgtgacATGATGTTGGGGGATAGCTATTCATGTTTAAAGAATGACCAGAAAAAACAAGATGAGACAGACTTGGGAGAGCAGACATATCCAAGCCTGTCTCAAGGCATCATCTGGTGAATAGGAGACAGTGGCCTTCTGGAGGTCAACAGAAGCAAACAGCAGTCGTCCGTATGGGTATGCAACAAAGCGAGCCTCTATGCAAACAAACGTTGGGGAGAGAAACCGTGGCGTGCATGTACCGGGGTACCTGGCGAGCGCAGTAGGCCCAGTCATTTTTTTGCCGCGACCCACAGGAAATTGCTGCACAGGAACACACAAAGTGGGCCCGAGATGTTGTTCACTCGGTTTTCACTCCTCACCATGTCTGGCCCCTGTCGGACCATTCCATGTTCCCATACTGCCTTGTCCAGCCTGTATGAGGCGGAAAGCCCTCCAGTGACGCCAACTGCCCTCCAGACAAGGGGCTTTCTTTCTACCTGGGCCGATCCCGTGTCCGCTCtagaggaaggagagaaggaaggcGAGAACACCGCAGACGCATCCTGCGAGTGCATCGTTCCTCTCAAAGAATAGCCCTTGCCGGCTCCTCAGCATTAGTACCTACTCACCAGCACACCGTCGTTTACCGGAACCGCCTTCCTGTTTCCCTGACATTCTGGTCTTTCAAGGCGGGTGTGTGCCAGCCCAGGCCAGGCCGTGACTGCAAACCTGTCTTGTGAATAGAAAAAGGGCCCACGTATCCGAGAGCAAAAATGGCAGTCACTCTGTTCCAAGCCCTTTCGGCCACTGGCCTCAAAGCCTTTGCCTTTTTGCAGGCTCTCCTATGGTTCCCCGCCGGCGTCTTTCGACAGGCACTCGCACTTCTTTCGGCAGCGGCATCATCCCCCCACCGGCCGAGCTCGCCAACTCTTCCCCGTAcctctgctcctgctgccggCTCTCTTGGAAATTGCAACAACACTGCCGACAACGACCAAGCCGACCTTCATGCCAACCAAGATAGCGACGCCGACAACACCGACTTGACAATGGCTGgggactcctcctcctcctcctcctcctcctcctctgcctcctcgcggcagcagcagcagcagacgtTGTCGAAGAATGCACCTCTCCCCAAGGTCGTCCCGGCCATGCCAAGGTTCGGCCCGGCCTCGATGAAGGAGAACGCCCCCGCGGCTTCTGCTGCCAGCCCTGCCGTTACGACCAGCAACCCGGCCGACGAGGTCGCCAACGGCGTTTCCCGCTTGAGCCTCcaagagggtggtggtggtgctgctgctgctgctgctggcaaCCGTGTTCTTTCGGCTTCGGATGGAAatgctggtgctggctcGACCGCGGCTCCCGCCGAGAATGGCGGCACTGCGACTCTGAGCAAGGGAAATTTTGTTCAGTCCAACGGCGGTCTACCTGACatcttcggcggcggcgacgaggcGCTGGCCACTCAGGAGGTGACCCGCGCTCCTGCTGTCCCGTTGACTCACAGCATCTCGCAGACTAGTAAGCTGAAGGAGATGCCGCCGCCTACGATTCAATTCGGTGACGAGACGCTGCACATtctggagaaggaagagacaCCTGAGCAGGCTGCTGAGAGGGCTGTTCACAGTGGGTTCATGAGGGAGGCGTTGGATATGGTAGGTTTCAAATTTCccgtttatttttttttttttttcgtctttTGTTTTCCACCCAagaggggtggttgttgagagtTTGTGAGCTATGGTCAGATGAAATTCCGGGCATGCGGACAGTCAGACATCAGGCCCGACTTGTTGGATTGGCTCTCTACTCGCAGGCACCTGttgtcccctccccctgccaCCGAACCTCTCGTTTTGGAAAGATGGATTTCCGGAATGAGATATGTTAGGCTGctctttttgttgtttcaTTTACACAAGGCTTCGGGATCCCCTCCATTAGTCTGGTTACACGACTTTTGGCTCGCATCAGACTTGCTGCTGTCGGCTGCATCGGTCTTCGGCATGTCCTACCTTGACACGCTCAGCCTCTTCACTCACCCGTATCACCGACATGGCTTGACCATCGCTTGCTAACATGGTCCACCGCAGGCCCGACTTGCCCTCCGAACAAACGAAACACCGGTTGGCTGCGTGCTCGTGCACAACGGACGTGTCATCGCCCGGGGCATGAACGCAACCAATGTCAGCCGTAACGGCACCCGTCACGCCGAGCTCATGGCCATCTGTGCCCTGTTGTCCTTCGCATCCGAGGCCGACACCGAACCTGCCCGTCCTGCCAAGGCCATCGTCCCTCTCGGCGACAAGACCAACTCCCAGCAGCCGGAagtcgacgaggaagatgctCTCTGGGGTGACGTTGACCCCCGTGATGGGCATCTCTTTCCCTACGGCCAGAAACTTCACCCGGCTCCGCGTGTTGATCCCTCGGTCATCCAGGAATCTATTCTCTACGTCACGGTTGAACCCTGCGTCATGTGCGCGAGCCTGCTGAGGCagctcaagatcaagaaggttTATTTTGGAGCGGTCAACGACAAGTTCGGTGGGACGGGGGGTGTTTTCCGGATCCACAAGAACTCGCCTCACTCGATGGCGAGCGCGCCGCCTTCGCCCGCGCCGAGGAATGGGAAGGGACTTGCGAGACCGGTGCTGGAGCGGAGGCCGGTGTCGAGTGCCGACGTCACGACCGACGCGGCGAAGGCTGGAGGAGCGCCTGTGATGGCAGGACAAGAAAGTCGGGAGGTTTTGAGTCCTGACGaagaggtgaaggggggtCCGGACAATAGTGTGCTCGACCCGATTGACACGTCGCATTTGCCGGGGGACGGGGGCAATGTCGAGCGCGGGTACGAGGCcgagggggggtgggggagggatgaggcTGTCACGCTGCTGAGGCAGTTTTATGTGCAGGAGAATAATCGAGGTATGTTTTCTCTGGGGAGGACCGCAAAGAGGGTTGATGCTGACAGGGACAAAACAGCTCCTGTCCCGAGAAAGAAGGAAGGCAGGGCTGCGAGGTTGGCGGCTatgatggagagggatggCCATGCTGGGGGACCTATGATCGACCCCAACTCTACGGCTCCTCCGCCAGGTGACTGCAATGGTGGGGCTGAGACGCCCGAAGCTGTGGGGACGCCGATCATGGAGACTTGTCCTCTGGCTGGGGATGAGAATAAGGAGAATGAGGTTATCACGGCTTGAGGGGTTGTGATGATAGCATGAATTGACGGGAGTGTGGATGCAGTGTAAGAATATGCGGAGGGAGGACGGATGCATTACTTTGGAGTTTAAAAATGAAAATCATCATGAGGGCATTTGGTATTTGGGGACGGGACAGGAAGGTGTTGGGTGGATAGGAAcattggggggagggaagcaTTTTCACACATGGTTATTTGTTCGTTTGTTTgtctgtttgtttgttggtgctgaCCTTTAGATTAGCCAAGCACTCGCAGATGTCCCTAGATTTATTTCTGCCTCACGGCTTGTTTGGGAATGCATTAGGGTTTTGAGATGATGGTTCTGTGTTGACCCAAAAGATGATTGAAGTGACCGCCCTTCCCTTGCCTTTGCAAATACAAATGTCTGAGGTAGGGGTAAGTGGCTGTCATGTTTTGagttttggggttgtgatACTTGGTGATGATCGAGGACTCGTGGTCACGAGCCTGGCTGCCCACacttggaggagatgaagttGAAGCAACCCCAGTTCACACCCACATGATCCAAGCCGTGACCAATTTCATGTTGGGGTAACCAACCAGACGGGAAGGAAATCAATGTATtcccccctcatctccaacgaGCTAGCTGCCCCCtgctcccccccctttcccctacCAAGATGCTTGCAAGCCTGCATtgcatatatatatgtagGCAAACACGACCCGAGCTAGTTTTGAGCTTGGCGAATGAGAGGTTGAGCCTTATCAGctcggggggggggaagccCAGActgacaaccacccccctccctcccactccctctAGGATTCTTTTGGACCCTTTT
It contains:
- a CDS encoding uncharacterized protein (EggNog:ENOG503P41G), whose amino-acid sequence is MANMAQNGPAGTAFHGFSVYQPALGAALQWLPQVGTPELDAMIHAFLPGPASIKDKRAHISMDFFEYARQTGETIKFYPVPATSSFSPAVTASPVGSAIYDSGYASGYDTSPVTSDQGWTQSPVSFAPVASFEEFTPASTSKKATASRQHTIDFSSHPGMRIMTKDGRDVTNSASRGCKTKEQRDHAHLMRIIKACDSCRKKKVRCDPSHRKRSASQASTSPSEQKKSAKKARKSEQQPSVPTDQLVAGAFAAAPETATSLPVAFDADLENLWNDFIVEQDPVVLPTDFTFNDPLFDAFTDSRSFHNPSSGSSSATSPSQVFTPFTPAPATLLVDAPENLLPYMNPGVDLGTSYVDFNLYSPASSYYDEDPIFQQTDVGSRHAAASSSAECGGPSYQQQQQVRPGSSHNLVLADQNSSDYYYESERHSEPVQHVPEALRADHRSSSAAGTEVYLQAVQQTLYTGRDDSTVAHNIQSSVSPGTSTGARRASSPSSSPSPSPSPSPAPLLRTTAMNTGTVLQSGVPGHSVAITPIATTTSTAATDGRCCVEEVVGGSYGGVSADLGMQPKSGKQSCVKQCFDGVKAVLATMMVANSPTRRQPAVKDVAQEGFQPSTARLSQLVVLGLVSILCASYGTHPGGQVDSLANILSIMTLSLGYIALWCCGVPGTTSVASKRLQIPMAKIQALGSASQGVQSRASQRGRTLLRSIGYARSSIMV
- the TAD2 gene encoding tRNA(adenine34) deaminase (COG:F; EggNog:ENOG503P0YP), with amino-acid sequence MAVTLFQALSATGLKAFAFLQALLWFPAGVFRQALALLSAAASSPHRPSSPTLPRTSAPAAGSLGNCNNTADNDQADLHANQDSDADNTDLTMAGDSSSSSSQQQQQTLSKNAPLPKVVPAMPRFGPASMKENAPAASAASPAVTTSNPADEVANGVSRLSLQEAAAAGNRVLSASDGNAGAGSTAAPAENGGTATLSKGNFVQSNGGLPDIFGGGDEALATQEVTRAPAVPLTHSISQTSKLKEMPPPTIQFGDETLHILEKEETPEQAAERAVHSGFMREALDMARLALRTNETPVGCVLVHNGRVIARGMNATNVSRNGTRHAELMAICALLSFASEADTEPARPAKAIVPLGDKTNSQQPEVDEEDALWGDVDPRDGHLFPYGQKLHPAPRVDPSVIQESILYVTVEPCVMCASLLRQLKIKKVYFGAVNDKFGGTGGVFRIHKNSPHSMASAPPSPAPRNGKGLARPVLERRPVSSADVTTDAAKAGGAPVMAGQESREVLSPDEEVKGGPDNSVLDPIDTSHLPGDGGNVERGYEAEGGWGRDEAVTLLRQFYVQENNRAPVPRKKEGRAARLAAMMERDGHAGGPMIDPNSTAPPPGDCNGGAETPEAVGTPIMETCPLAGDENKENEVITA